One part of the Bacillus sp. FJAT-45350 genome encodes these proteins:
- the flgB gene encoding flagellar basal body rod protein FlgB — translation MNLFTNNTFQALERGLNGSTLRQQAISQNIANVDTPNYKARQVNFKHTLDEALNNRILSANRTDARHHEFSSANSGPRISINKNTMYNHNGNNVDIDHEMSELAKNQIYYNALIDRMNGRFTSLQTAIKGGR, via the coding sequence ATGAATCTATTTACAAATAATACGTTCCAAGCGTTAGAGAGAGGTCTTAATGGTTCAACGTTAAGACAACAAGCGATTTCACAAAATATCGCAAATGTTGATACTCCAAATTATAAAGCAAGGCAAGTAAATTTTAAACATACGTTAGATGAAGCGTTAAACAATCGAATATTATCCGCTAATCGTACAGATGCGAGACATCATGAATTTTCTTCTGCCAATTCTGGTCCACGCATTTCAATTAATAAGAATACAATGTATAATCATAATGGCAATAATGTCGATATTGATCATGAAATGTCGGAACTTGCCAAAAATCAAATTTATTATAATGCATTAATTGACCGAATGAATGGAAGATTTACTAGCTTGCAAACTGCTATTAAAGGAGGGAGATAA
- the flgC gene encoding flagellar basal body rod protein FlgC codes for MSIFNGFNATASGLTSQRLRMDVISSNMANADSTRARMVDGEWQPYRRKMVVLQPNQQNFSTFLNKAMNQSNSPGEGVKVSRIIEDQNPFKMIFQPEHPDANEEGYVQLPNVDPLREMVDLMSATRSYEANVTTLNATKNMLMKALEIGR; via the coding sequence ATGTCAATCTTTAATGGATTTAATGCAACGGCCTCAGGTTTGACATCTCAGAGATTAAGAATGGATGTTATTTCTTCTAATATGGCAAATGCTGATTCAACCAGAGCTAGAATGGTAGATGGAGAGTGGCAACCTTATAGAAGAAAAATGGTCGTATTACAACCGAACCAACAGAATTTTTCAACTTTCCTTAATAAAGCAATGAATCAATCAAATAGTCCAGGAGAAGGGGTAAAGGTGTCACGTATTATTGAGGACCAAAACCCTTTTAAAATGATTTTTCAACCTGAACATCCCGATGCTAATGAAGAAGGATATGTACAATTACCGAACGTAGACCCTTTGAGAGAAATGGTCGACTTAATGAGTGCGACAAGGTCTTATGAGGCGAATGTAACAACATTAAATGCAACAAAAAATATGCTTATGAAAGCATTAGAAATTGGACGTTAA
- the fliE gene encoding flagellar hook-basal body complex protein FliE, with product MNINPIQSPFVAGSITGITPAKRTPAEAQGEFKAALSNAINNVNELQNLSGKKTQLLAQGKIDNLHDVMITGQKASVALQATVEIRNKAVEAYQEIMRMPV from the coding sequence ATGAACATTAATCCTATACAATCTCCCTTTGTAGCAGGCTCTATTACTGGAATTACACCAGCGAAGAGAACACCAGCTGAAGCTCAAGGGGAATTTAAGGCGGCATTAAGTAACGCTATTAATAACGTGAATGAATTGCAAAATTTGTCGGGTAAAAAGACGCAACTTTTGGCTCAGGGAAAAATTGATAATTTACATGACGTAATGATCACTGGACAAAAAGCTAGCGTAGCGCTACAAGCAACAGTAGAAATTAGAAACAAAGCAGTTGAAGCTTATCAAGAAATAATGAGAATGCCAGTATAA
- the fliF gene encoding flagellar basal-body MS-ring/collar protein FliF encodes MNDKLMNYKEKVTEFWNSRTSVQKGIMLGSVLLLIILLILLTFFGTRSNFVPLYSNLSVQETGQIKETLDARGIASQISDNGTTISVPETQVDVLKVELAAEGIPRSGSIDYTFFQDRMGFGMTDNEFSVMERAAMQTELANLIRNIDGVNRANVMITLPEESLWISDSQEAASASIVLDIAPGYQLEPTQVKALFHLVSRSVPKLTTDNIVIMNQMFEHFEYNDENSSTNTFSAYEQQRNIKRDIERDLQRQLQQMLGTMMGRDKVLVSVTTDIDFTQENREEQLVTPVDDENIEGLAVSIERITETYTGEDVEGGVAGVGDEIPNFPGVVGGAGGDYERIEERINNDVNRIRREIVESPYKVRDLGIQVMVEPPDGLEELPVERIQDVQQILGTIVRTTIDSTIAADLTPEQINDKIFVSSQPFIGKVEFDQDVQPMIPTWLYIVGGILVAIIILLIFLLVRKKRKEEAEEEFVLEEVNKEVDAIPDDDNSESATKRKQLEKMAKEKPEEFSKLIRTWLSED; translated from the coding sequence ATGAACGACAAATTAATGAACTATAAAGAGAAGGTAACAGAATTTTGGAATAGTAGAACCAGTGTTCAAAAAGGTATTATGCTTGGTTCTGTTCTACTCTTAATTATCTTACTTATACTTTTGACCTTTTTCGGAACTAGGTCTAATTTTGTTCCTTTATATAGTAATTTATCTGTTCAAGAAACTGGACAGATTAAAGAAACTCTTGATGCGAGGGGGATTGCGTCACAGATTTCAGACAATGGTACAACGATAAGTGTTCCAGAAACACAAGTTGATGTGCTTAAAGTAGAACTTGCTGCAGAGGGTATACCTAGGAGTGGGAGTATTGATTATACGTTTTTCCAAGATAGAATGGGTTTTGGAATGACAGATAATGAATTCTCGGTCATGGAACGTGCAGCTATGCAAACGGAACTTGCGAATTTAATTCGTAATATAGATGGTGTTAATCGCGCTAACGTTATGATTACATTACCTGAAGAAAGTTTATGGATATCTGATAGTCAGGAAGCGGCGTCTGCTTCGATTGTTTTAGATATTGCTCCAGGATATCAGCTTGAACCGACACAGGTGAAGGCGCTGTTCCACCTTGTCTCTAGAAGTGTTCCGAAGCTAACTACTGATAATATCGTCATTATGAATCAGATGTTTGAGCATTTTGAGTATAATGATGAAAATTCTTCAACAAATACGTTTAGTGCCTATGAACAGCAGAGAAATATTAAACGTGATATAGAGAGAGACCTACAAAGACAGTTGCAGCAAATGCTTGGTACGATGATGGGCCGAGATAAAGTTCTAGTTTCAGTTACAACCGATATTGACTTCACACAAGAGAATCGTGAAGAGCAGTTAGTTACTCCGGTAGATGATGAGAATATAGAAGGACTTGCAGTTAGTATCGAAAGAATTACTGAAACTTATACTGGTGAAGATGTTGAAGGTGGAGTTGCAGGAGTTGGCGATGAAATCCCTAACTTTCCAGGTGTAGTTGGCGGCGCTGGTGGAGACTATGAGCGCATTGAGGAAAGAATTAATAATGATGTAAATCGTATTCGTCGTGAGATTGTTGAAAGCCCATATAAAGTTCGTGATTTAGGAATTCAAGTCATGGTAGAGCCTCCGGATGGTTTAGAGGAATTACCTGTTGAGCGTATTCAAGATGTTCAACAGATACTAGGTACAATTGTAAGAACGACAATTGATAGTACGATTGCTGCAGATTTAACTCCTGAACAAATTAATGACAAAATATTTGTTTCTTCTCAACCATTTATTGGGAAGGTTGAATTTGACCAAGATGTACAGCCGATGATCCCTACTTGGTTATATATCGTTGGTGGTATATTAGTTGCAATTATTATTCTACTAATCTTCTTATTAGTTCGTAAAAAGCGTAAGGAAGAAGCGGAAGAAGAATTTGTTCTTGAAGAGGTAAATAAAGAAGTAGATGCTATACCAGATGATGATAATAGCGAGTCAGCTACAAAGAGAAAGCAATTAGAGAAAATGGCAAAAGAGAAGCCAGAAGAATTCTCGAAGCTAATTCGTACTTGGTTATCTGAGGATTAA
- the fliG gene encoding flagellar motor switch protein FliG, whose product MVGAKKSELTGKQKAAILLISLGPDVSAQVYKHLSEEEIEKLTLEIASVRKVESSLKEDILEQFHQLAIAQDYISQGGIGYAKSVLEKALGEAEAMEIINRLTSTLQVRPFDFARKADPSQILNFIQNEHPQTIALILSYLESVQAGQILSELPQEVQADVAKRIALMDSTSPEIVNEVESILEQKLSSTVTQDYTDAGGIEAVVEVLNSVDRSTERTILDALEIQDPELAEEIKKRMFVFEDVVTLDNRSIQRVIRDVENEDLQLSLKVSSEEVREVIFNNMSQRMAETFKEEMEFMGPVRLRDVEEAQSRIVAIIRRLEEAGEIVIARGGGDDIIV is encoded by the coding sequence TTGGTAGGAGCAAAAAAAAGTGAACTAACTGGAAAACAGAAAGCTGCAATACTCCTTATTTCTTTGGGTCCAGACGTATCAGCCCAAGTGTATAAGCACTTGTCTGAGGAAGAAATTGAAAAGCTAACACTTGAGATTGCAAGTGTTAGAAAAGTTGAAAGTTCTCTTAAGGAAGATATTTTAGAACAATTCCATCAATTAGCCATTGCCCAAGATTATATATCACAAGGTGGAATAGGCTACGCGAAGAGTGTTCTTGAAAAGGCATTAGGTGAAGCTGAAGCAATGGAGATAATAAATCGTTTAACTTCAACTTTACAGGTTAGACCTTTTGATTTTGCGAGGAAAGCAGATCCATCACAAATATTAAACTTTATACAAAATGAACATCCTCAAACAATAGCGTTAATACTTTCCTATTTAGAATCAGTTCAAGCTGGACAAATTCTTTCTGAACTTCCACAAGAGGTTCAGGCGGATGTTGCTAAGAGAATTGCACTAATGGATAGCACCTCACCTGAAATTGTGAATGAAGTAGAAAGTATATTAGAGCAGAAGCTATCGTCTACTGTTACTCAAGATTACACTGACGCTGGTGGAATCGAGGCAGTAGTAGAGGTATTAAATAGTGTTGATAGAAGTACAGAACGTACAATTTTAGATGCATTAGAAATTCAAGACCCTGAGTTGGCTGAAGAAATTAAGAAGAGAATGTTTGTATTTGAAGACGTTGTTACACTCGATAACCGATCTATTCAGAGAGTTATACGTGACGTCGAAAACGAAGATTTACAATTATCTCTTAAAGTTTCTAGTGAAGAAGTTCGTGAAGTTATCTTTAATAATATGTCTCAACGTATGGCTGAAACTTTTAAAGAGGAAATGGAGTTTATGGGCCCTGTTAGATTACGTGATGTTGAAGAGGCTCAATCAAGAATTGTTGCTATTATCCGCCGTTTAGAGGAAGCGGGTGAAATTGTCATCGCACGTGGTGGAGGAGATGATATCATTGTCTAG
- the fliH gene encoding flagellar assembly protein FliH gives MSRLIKSPFAQANEIEAKTIGIKKLFDDFEPLDLTGKISLDAIEPEESKIEEKSNKLAEEIISEANLQAERVLQQAKQELIDARKQIENERQVAQDEIFQLKEQAKEQGFQEGYQIGQQEGQHSFDNLIAEAQNVVESAKDDYFKTIKNAEPIIIQLAMKVSKKIIGQSLSQDEDCWKHVLEQVINEVREHEHIKIYVPPKWYELTLKKKEELESMLPHRQELYIYPDNKLYSDGCIIETPFGQIDATIDSQLNEIRIQLLEKLKEERNERQ, from the coding sequence TTGTCTAGGTTGATAAAATCCCCTTTTGCTCAAGCAAATGAAATTGAAGCTAAGACGATAGGAATTAAAAAATTATTTGATGACTTTGAGCCTTTGGATTTAACTGGAAAAATAAGCTTAGACGCTATAGAACCTGAGGAGTCTAAAATAGAAGAAAAAAGTAATAAGTTAGCTGAGGAGATTATATCAGAAGCTAACTTACAAGCTGAACGGGTTTTACAACAGGCTAAGCAAGAACTTATAGACGCAAGAAAGCAAATCGAAAATGAGCGTCAAGTTGCTCAAGATGAAATTTTTCAATTAAAAGAACAGGCTAAAGAGCAAGGTTTTCAAGAGGGTTATCAAATAGGTCAACAAGAAGGTCAGCATTCTTTTGATAACCTAATAGCAGAAGCACAAAATGTGGTGGAGTCAGCAAAAGATGATTATTTTAAAACAATAAAAAATGCTGAACCAATCATAATTCAATTAGCGATGAAGGTCAGTAAAAAGATAATTGGTCAATCATTAAGTCAAGATGAAGACTGTTGGAAACATGTGCTAGAACAGGTAATTAACGAAGTGAGAGAACACGAACATATAAAGATTTATGTTCCTCCAAAATGGTATGAGTTAACCTTGAAGAAAAAAGAGGAACTTGAATCTATGTTACCCCATCGTCAAGAGTTATATATTTATCCAGATAACAAGCTATACTCTGATGGCTGTATTATTGAAACCCCCTTTGGTCAGATAGACGCTACAATTGATAGTCAACTTAACGAAATAAGAATTCAATTGTTAGAAAAACTGAAGGAGGAAAGGAATGAACGCCAATAA
- the fliI gene encoding flagellar protein export ATPase FliI: MNANKLLDFIQEIDPYKMYGKVTRVVGLTIESKGPQASVGELCYIHVGKQKKLKVMAEVVGFRDENVLLMPLNGTSEISPGSLVEATRKPLEIKVGSGLIGKVVDGCGLPLDGTELPNGLSPVATENDPPNPLSRPRIKEPMGLGIRAIDSLLTVGKGQRVGIFAGSGVGKSTLMSMIIKNSEADINVIALIGERGREVKDFIERDLGVEGLKKTILVVATSDQPALMRIKGAMTATAICEYFRNQGLHVNLMMDSVTRFAMAQREIGLAVGEPPTTKGYTPSVFAMLPKLLERSGTNDKGSITAFYTVLVDGDDMNEPIADAVRGILDGHFVLDRKLANKGQFPAINVLRSVSRVMNEIITPEHQRSADELRKQLSTYYDSEDLINIGAYKRGSSKEIDMAIQSYPKIISFLKQATEEKLTYKEAVDSLVQEF; this comes from the coding sequence ATGAACGCCAATAAGCTACTTGATTTCATTCAAGAAATTGATCCATATAAAATGTACGGTAAAGTGACAAGAGTAGTTGGGTTAACTATTGAATCAAAGGGCCCACAAGCTTCAGTAGGTGAACTATGTTATATCCACGTAGGAAAGCAAAAGAAATTAAAAGTAATGGCAGAAGTTGTTGGTTTCCGTGATGAAAATGTTTTATTGATGCCGTTGAATGGAACGAGTGAAATTTCACCTGGTAGTCTAGTAGAAGCAACAAGAAAACCTTTGGAAATTAAAGTGGGTTCTGGTTTAATCGGAAAAGTAGTTGACGGTTGTGGCTTACCTCTTGATGGAACAGAATTACCTAATGGATTATCTCCAGTTGCAACAGAAAATGACCCACCTAATCCATTATCGCGACCACGTATAAAAGAACCTATGGGTTTAGGTATTCGTGCAATTGATAGTTTATTAACGGTAGGTAAAGGACAAAGAGTTGGTATTTTTGCAGGTAGTGGTGTAGGAAAAAGTACATTAATGTCGATGATAATTAAAAATTCAGAAGCAGATATTAATGTGATTGCATTAATAGGTGAACGTGGCAGAGAGGTAAAGGATTTTATTGAGAGAGATTTAGGTGTAGAAGGATTAAAAAAGACCATTTTAGTTGTCGCTACTTCAGATCAGCCAGCTTTAATGAGGATTAAAGGGGCAATGACAGCAACCGCCATTTGTGAATATTTTCGTAATCAAGGCTTGCATGTCAACCTTATGATGGATTCAGTTACTCGTTTTGCAATGGCACAACGTGAAATAGGTCTAGCCGTTGGTGAGCCACCAACGACAAAAGGATATACTCCTTCTGTATTTGCTATGCTTCCAAAATTATTAGAACGCTCTGGAACTAATGATAAAGGGAGTATAACTGCCTTTTATACAGTATTAGTAGATGGTGATGACATGAATGAGCCAATAGCTGATGCAGTACGTGGTATTTTAGATGGACATTTTGTTTTAGATAGAAAGTTGGCTAATAAAGGCCAATTTCCTGCAATTAATGTACTAAGAAGCGTGAGTCGTGTGATGAATGAAATAATTACACCCGAGCATCAAAGAAGTGCAGATGAATTAAGGAAACAATTATCAACCTACTACGACTCTGAAGATTTAATTAATATTGGGGCTTATAAAAGAGGTTCATCAAAAGAGATTGATATGGCAATACAATCATATCCAAAGATCATTAGCTTTCTAAAGCAAGCAACAGAGGAAAAGTTAACTTATAAAGAGGCAGTAGATTCCTTAGTTCAGGAATTTTAG
- the fliJ gene encoding flagellar export protein FliJ codes for MSFQYTLQKVLEIKERKKNEVEADYTEASSLFEKTATELYNLLKKKEDFEEGYKQQISQGISVNQLQQYETVLSRYQGEIERQQKSTQIARDKMHRKQDALVTMSIELKKYEKMKELKHQEYLEEVKREESKLMDEISVQQFANR; via the coding sequence ATGTCCTTTCAGTATACATTACAAAAAGTTCTAGAAATTAAAGAACGTAAAAAAAATGAAGTAGAAGCGGATTATACCGAGGCTAGTTCTTTATTTGAGAAAACAGCGACTGAATTATATAACCTATTGAAGAAAAAAGAAGACTTTGAAGAAGGATATAAGCAACAAATCTCACAAGGAATATCTGTAAACCAACTCCAACAATATGAGACAGTTTTATCTAGATATCAAGGTGAGATAGAAAGACAACAAAAATCTACTCAAATTGCCCGGGATAAAATGCATAGAAAGCAAGATGCATTGGTTACTATGTCTATTGAACTAAAAAAGTATGAAAAAATGAAAGAATTAAAGCACCAAGAGTACTTAGAAGAAGTAAAAAGGGAAGAAAGCAAGTTAATGGATGAAATATCAGTTCAACAATTTGCTAATCGCTGA
- a CDS encoding MotE family protein, with product MSKEDTKEKGYGKLQWFFLIIVIPSIFAIILIYIILTILGINVFERAKEIGSQVPFLSSYLVEEEEEQINIDELYLTIEEFEAEIERLQRQLVAKEDEISDLTNQASILEEELEIEQEQTVEVQKELAEIGKTYESMSTKNAANILSELPIEEAILHISQVSTDTRAGILAKMNPELAASIMSRLANQ from the coding sequence ATGAGCAAAGAAGATACAAAAGAAAAGGGATACGGTAAGCTTCAATGGTTTTTTTTAATTATCGTAATCCCATCTATTTTTGCAATTATATTAATATATATCATTTTGACTATCCTTGGGATTAATGTATTTGAACGTGCAAAAGAAATAGGATCACAAGTTCCATTTCTATCATCATATCTAGTTGAAGAAGAGGAAGAGCAAATAAACATCGATGAATTATATTTGACTATTGAAGAATTTGAAGCAGAAATAGAGCGGCTTCAAAGGCAATTAGTGGCTAAAGAAGATGAAATCTCCGACCTTACAAACCAAGCGAGTATACTTGAAGAAGAACTAGAGATCGAACAAGAACAAACTGTAGAAGTACAAAAGGAACTAGCTGAAATAGGAAAAACATATGAATCGATGTCTACCAAAAACGCTGCTAATATCCTTTCTGAACTACCAATAGAAGAAGCAATCCTCCACATATCACAAGTATCAACAGATACAAGAGCTGGAATTTTAGCAAAAATGAACCCTGAGTTGGCAGCTTCGATTATGTCGAGATTAGCAAATCAATAA
- a CDS encoding flagellar hook-length control protein FliK, translating into MNIGQFMLMSSQPNLTTQTKTTISGTDGPKGQFDQLLMSLEEEILDSEDIVVNNKVAKEELILIDKLAELNDEFESFEKYLEQIPVEKLDEVIEMIVLKINSSEFLNTLDKYIDFEYYNDGTDFLKEYEDESPSDIASNIITQLIQLLPNLKENLSLNQNISSNSVLVKNDFFHLLNQDIKQLNITVNKNENFNEKVNITSFISKLVNQLNLVDPTATRTKINSFQLDGFINKFGEKSNNLSNVLLTNGDLSQPMNKTQQLVIHIGESQSKQGQQQQFIRQFQEMISRGTFSNLNNGMQQLTIKLFPEHLGRLDIQLTQMNGVMTARILASSTAARELIESQIHQLRQAFSQQQIQVERIEISHQNQQQLGQTDKDEQQKNNKDQKDDNKQSDDDENNDSFEEELKQFSINEEV; encoded by the coding sequence ATGAATATAGGACAATTTATGCTAATGTCATCACAACCAAATCTTACTACACAAACTAAAACTACAATATCTGGTACAGACGGCCCTAAAGGTCAATTTGACCAATTGTTGATGAGTCTCGAAGAAGAGATATTAGATAGTGAAGATATTGTAGTTAATAATAAGGTAGCTAAAGAAGAGTTAATTTTAATTGACAAATTAGCGGAATTAAATGATGAGTTTGAGTCATTCGAAAAATATTTAGAGCAAATTCCGGTAGAGAAATTAGACGAAGTAATAGAAATGATAGTACTAAAAATTAATTCAAGTGAATTCCTTAATACACTTGATAAATATATTGATTTTGAATACTACAATGATGGTACTGATTTTTTGAAAGAGTATGAGGATGAATCTCCTAGTGATATTGCAAGCAATATAATTACTCAATTAATTCAATTGTTGCCTAATTTAAAAGAAAATTTAAGCTTGAATCAAAATATTTCTTCAAATAGTGTACTTGTTAAGAATGATTTTTTCCATTTGTTAAATCAAGATATAAAACAGTTAAATATCACTGTGAACAAAAATGAGAATTTTAATGAAAAAGTAAATATAACTTCTTTTATTTCTAAGTTAGTAAATCAACTGAACCTAGTTGACCCTACTGCAACTCGTACAAAAATAAATTCTTTCCAACTGGATGGTTTTATAAATAAGTTTGGTGAGAAATCCAATAATCTTAGTAATGTGTTACTGACAAATGGGGATTTATCACAACCAATGAATAAAACTCAACAACTTGTAATTCATATTGGTGAAAGTCAATCGAAACAAGGTCAACAGCAACAGTTTATTCGTCAATTTCAAGAGATGATTAGTCGCGGAACATTTTCAAACTTAAATAATGGGATGCAACAATTGACAATTAAGCTCTTCCCAGAGCACCTTGGTAGATTAGATATTCAACTTACTCAAATGAATGGGGTCATGACTGCACGTATATTAGCTAGTTCAACTGCGGCAAGAGAATTAATTGAATCTCAAATTCACCAGTTGCGCCAAGCTTTTAGTCAACAACAGATCCAAGTTGAGCGAATTGAAATTTCACATCAAAATCAACAGCAGTTAGGTCAAACAGATAAAGACGAACAGCAAAAAAATAATAAAGACCAAAAAGATGATAATAAGCAATCTGATGATGACGAGAATAATGATTCATTTGAAGAGGAATTAAAACAATTTTCAATTAATGAGGAAGTATAG
- the flgD gene encoding flagellar hook assembly protein FlgD gives MPIINEPLYLTDRPKQQSQTGQNILGKDDFLKILITQLQNQDPSNPMDDREFIAQMAQFSSLEQMTNMSQNMERFINIQTSQSLVNHSELIGKQVKWSREVEIDKFRSRTEYLDNIVNSVKIDKNGKITIELDNGRWISNEQLVQVSQNNQVKEDLIKEKAESDSQSNLLDSTTKNFEVDE, from the coding sequence ATGCCAATAATAAATGAGCCTCTTTATTTAACGGATAGACCAAAGCAACAATCTCAAACTGGACAAAATATTTTAGGTAAAGATGATTTTCTAAAAATATTAATTACGCAATTACAAAATCAAGATCCTTCTAATCCTATGGATGATAGAGAGTTTATTGCACAGATGGCTCAGTTTTCTTCATTAGAGCAGATGACGAATATGAGTCAAAATATGGAAAGGTTTATTAATATCCAAACTAGTCAAAGTCTTGTTAATCATAGTGAATTGATTGGAAAACAAGTTAAATGGTCTAGAGAGGTTGAAATTGATAAATTTCGAAGCCGTACAGAGTATCTAGATAATATTGTGAATTCTGTAAAGATAGATAAAAACGGTAAGATAACCATTGAATTAGATAATGGTCGTTGGATTAGTAATGAGCAATTAGTTCAAGTTAGTCAAAATAATCAAGTAAAAGAAGACCTTATAAAAGAAAAAGCTGAATCTGATTCACAAAGTAATTTGTTAGATTCAACTACTAAAAATTTTGAAGTTGATGAGTAA
- a CDS encoding TIGR02530 family flagellar biosynthesis protein, with translation MESKVNAHQLHQLPKIPQNKQKTNYCTCNFTDILKSKLDETNRLKISKHAEKRLKERQICLDGTTWNIIQEKVLEAKQKGIKDSLVVTDNVALVVSAQKNTVITVMNREEARTQIFTNINGTIIL, from the coding sequence GTGGAATCTAAAGTTAATGCTCATCAACTGCATCAGTTACCAAAAATACCTCAAAATAAACAAAAAACAAATTATTGCACTTGTAATTTTACTGATATATTAAAATCAAAGTTAGACGAAACAAACAGGTTAAAAATCAGTAAACATGCAGAAAAAAGGTTAAAAGAAAGACAAATCTGTCTTGATGGAACAACTTGGAATATTATTCAAGAAAAAGTCCTTGAAGCTAAACAAAAAGGTATTAAAGATTCCCTTGTAGTAACTGATAATGTTGCACTTGTCGTTAGTGCGCAGAAAAATACTGTTATTACAGTCATGAATCGTGAAGAAGCAAGAACACAGATATTTACCAATATTAATGGAACAATCATATTATAA
- the flgG gene encoding flagellar basal body rod protein FlgG: MLRSMYAGVSGMKNFQAKLDVIGNNISNVNTFGFKKGRTTFQDLVSQQLNGATGPTVFQGGRNASQVGLGSSLASIDTIHTQGSLQNTGRELDLGISGDGFFVVGRAIEDGLWEDPEDRVADPDEINLNYTRAGNFYLDKNGFIVNTDGLYLMGKTSEDEEGATSLEDIGQDFGRIKIPSNAQSFSIGADGTINYINSGGELRIAGQLILANFANPDGLQKVGSNLYQVTANSGIPIGEDDGLGGGFGDEEIMWESFSSPGLNGTGQLVAGALEMSNVDLSEEFTEMIVAQRGFQANTRMITTSDEILQELINLKR; encoded by the coding sequence ATGTTACGTTCAATGTACGCTGGGGTATCAGGCATGAAAAATTTCCAAGCAAAATTAGATGTAATAGGTAATAATATTTCAAACGTTAATACATTTGGATTTAAGAAAGGAAGAACAACTTTTCAGGATTTAGTTAGTCAGCAATTAAATGGGGCTACTGGACCTACAGTGTTTCAAGGAGGGAGAAATGCTTCACAGGTAGGTTTAGGTAGTAGTTTAGCGAGTATTGATACTATTCACACACAAGGTAGTTTGCAAAATACAGGAAGAGAATTAGACTTGGGTATATCTGGTGACGGCTTTTTTGTAGTTGGTAGGGCTATAGAAGATGGTTTATGGGAAGATCCAGAAGACAGAGTAGCTGATCCTGATGAGATAAATTTGAATTATACAAGAGCTGGTAACTTTTATTTAGATAAAAATGGATTTATTGTAAATACTGATGGTCTTTATTTAATGGGGAAAACTTCTGAAGATGAAGAAGGTGCAACATCTCTTGAAGATATCGGCCAAGACTTCGGTAGAATTAAAATTCCTTCCAATGCACAAAGTTTTAGTATTGGTGCAGATGGAACTATAAATTATATAAATAGCGGTGGAGAGTTACGTATTGCTGGTCAACTTATTTTGGCTAATTTCGCCAATCCAGATGGATTACAAAAAGTTGGAAGTAATCTTTATCAAGTTACTGCGAACTCTGGCATACCAATTGGAGAAGATGATGGATTGGGTGGAGGCTTTGGAGATGAGGAAATTATGTGGGAAAGCTTCTCTTCTCCAGGCTTAAACGGTACTGGTCAACTTGTTGCTGGTGCGCTCGAAATGTCTAATGTAGATTTATCAGAAGAATTTACTGAAATGATTGTAGCACAGCGTGGTTTTCAAGCAAATACTCGTATGATAACAACATCTGACGAAATTTTACAAGAACTAATCAACTTAAAGCGTTAG
- a CDS encoding flagellar FlbD family protein: MIELIRLNGRPFLLNALLIEQVEAFPDTTISLINGKKIVVLDTIDDVMLKINQLYSTFGLTAIYKDKDAGGS, from the coding sequence ATGATTGAACTAATTCGATTAAATGGTAGACCTTTTTTATTAAATGCACTATTAATTGAGCAAGTTGAAGCATTTCCAGATACAACAATTTCCTTGATAAATGGAAAGAAAATTGTCGTGCTTGATACAATTGATGATGTTATGCTAAAGATAAATCAGTTATACAGCACATTCGGTCTGACAGCTATCTATAAAGACAAGGATGCGGGGGGCTCGTGA